A section of the Acidobacterium capsulatum ATCC 51196 genome encodes:
- the shc gene encoding squalene--hopene cyclase has translation MSVSERAQPGGNPIPGSTSQSAVKFGRIDAALEDVKRAIAGAKDRVFAQQSKDGWWCGELEADSMLEADYIFAHTLLGTGDAGKMKRALTEMLRYQNEDGSWSIYPGGPGNISLTVKCYFSAKLMGMTADNPILVKAREWILAHGGVVECNTFTKIYLCFLGQYEYDAVPAIPPEIVLFPNWFYFNIYEISSWSRAILVPLSIAYAKKPFKKIPPEQGIDELFVGGREKANLHLRWDSKNLLSWRNFFLALDRVTHWFERVHIRPLRSIALKKAEKWMLARFEMSDGLGAIYPAMLNAIIALRCLGYSLDDPQVLRAMDEFEKLGIDEPEGTAEYAEPTFRMQPCVSPVWDTAQAVFALGEAGVPRNDPRMQKAADWLLSKEVRHKGDWAMKVRNAQPGGWYFEFNNEFYPDVDDSAQVLLALNKVDNPRERYQYDVCQRAIDWIFAMQCRNGGWASFDKDNTKMIFQYVPFADHNAMLDPPTVDITGRILEMLATYGYTRKDRRVEKAIKFIYDEQEPDGSWFGRWGVNYLYGTFLVLRGLEAIGVWNHEPQIQQAAEWIRSVQNADGGWGETCGSYDDPNTRGVGPSTPSQTAWAILGLLSAGDDRSDSVAKGIKWLLAHQKPDGGWDESTGSGSKHQALYTGTGFPRVFYLAYHQYRDYFPLLALTNYEKAMERGE, from the coding sequence ATGAGCGTATCGGAAAGAGCGCAACCCGGGGGGAATCCTATTCCGGGAAGCACTTCGCAATCCGCAGTGAAATTCGGGCGCATTGATGCGGCCCTGGAAGATGTGAAGCGCGCGATCGCGGGCGCGAAGGACCGCGTCTTTGCGCAGCAGAGCAAAGACGGCTGGTGGTGCGGCGAGCTTGAGGCCGACTCCATGCTCGAGGCTGACTATATCTTCGCGCACACGCTGCTGGGCACCGGCGATGCGGGCAAAATGAAGCGCGCTCTCACCGAGATGCTGCGCTACCAGAATGAAGACGGAAGCTGGAGCATCTATCCCGGCGGCCCCGGCAACATCAGCCTGACGGTGAAGTGCTACTTCTCGGCCAAGCTGATGGGCATGACCGCCGATAACCCGATCCTGGTAAAGGCACGGGAGTGGATTCTGGCCCACGGCGGTGTGGTGGAGTGCAACACCTTCACGAAGATTTATCTGTGCTTCCTGGGGCAGTACGAGTACGACGCAGTGCCGGCGATTCCGCCGGAGATCGTGCTCTTCCCGAACTGGTTTTACTTCAACATCTACGAGATTTCGTCGTGGTCGCGCGCCATTCTGGTGCCGCTCTCGATCGCGTATGCGAAGAAACCGTTCAAGAAGATTCCGCCTGAGCAGGGCATTGATGAGCTGTTTGTGGGCGGCCGCGAGAAGGCCAACCTGCACCTGCGCTGGGACAGCAAAAACCTGCTGAGCTGGCGCAATTTCTTTCTGGCGCTCGACCGTGTGACGCACTGGTTTGAGCGGGTACACATTCGCCCGCTGCGCTCGATTGCGCTCAAGAAGGCCGAGAAGTGGATGCTGGCGCGCTTTGAGATGTCCGATGGATTGGGCGCGATTTATCCAGCCATGCTGAACGCCATCATTGCGCTGCGCTGCCTCGGGTATTCGCTCGATGATCCGCAGGTGCTGCGAGCAATGGATGAGTTTGAGAAGCTCGGCATCGACGAGCCCGAGGGCACGGCGGAGTATGCAGAGCCGACCTTCCGCATGCAGCCCTGCGTTTCGCCGGTGTGGGACACGGCGCAGGCTGTCTTTGCGCTGGGCGAGGCTGGCGTGCCGAGGAACGATCCGCGCATGCAGAAGGCCGCCGACTGGCTGCTCTCAAAGGAAGTGCGGCACAAGGGCGACTGGGCCATGAAGGTGCGCAATGCGCAGCCGGGTGGCTGGTATTTCGAGTTCAACAACGAGTTTTATCCTGACGTGGACGACTCGGCGCAGGTGCTGCTGGCGCTGAACAAGGTCGATAATCCGCGCGAGCGCTACCAGTACGACGTCTGCCAGCGCGCCATTGACTGGATCTTTGCGATGCAGTGCCGCAACGGCGGCTGGGCGAGCTTTGACAAAGACAACACGAAGATGATCTTCCAGTACGTGCCGTTTGCCGACCACAACGCGATGCTCGATCCGCCGACGGTCGATATCACGGGGCGCATTCTGGAGATGCTGGCCACCTACGGCTACACGCGCAAGGACCGCCGCGTGGAGAAGGCCATCAAGTTCATCTATGACGAGCAGGAGCCGGACGGAAGCTGGTTTGGCCGCTGGGGCGTGAACTACTTGTACGGCACCTTCCTGGTGCTGCGCGGGCTGGAGGCCATCGGGGTGTGGAACCACGAGCCGCAGATTCAGCAGGCGGCGGAGTGGATTCGCTCGGTGCAGAATGCCGATGGCGGCTGGGGTGAGACCTGCGGCAGCTATGACGACCCCAACACGCGCGGCGTGGGACCGAGCACGCCCTCGCAGACGGCATGGGCCATTCTGGGGCTGCTCTCAGCCGGTGATGATCGCAGCGATTCGGTGGCCAAGGGCATCAAATGGTTATTGGCGCACCAGAAGCCCGATGGCGGCTGGGATGAGAGCACCGGCAGTGGATCGAAACATCAGGCGCTGTACACGGGCACCGGTTTTCCGCGCGTGTTCTATCTGGCGTATCACCAGTACCGGGATTACTTCCCGCTGCTGGCGCTGACCAATTACGAAAAAGCCATGGAGCGCGGCGAATAA
- the hpnH gene encoding adenosyl-hopene transferase HpnH, which yields MAVPISQAWTVASYVLKQKIKGRKRYPLVLMLEPLFRCNLACAGCGKIQYPAHILKQELTPEECFRAVEECGAPMVSIPGGEPLLHPQMPEIVAGLVARKKYVYMCTNALLLKEKLHLFKPSKYLSFSVHVDGQREHHDFSVCREGGYDIAMEGVRAAVAAGFRVTTNTTLFDGADPNSVRAHFDELMAAGVESMMVSPGYTYDKAPDQNHFLGKARSRKLFRMILSNRNKSWQFNTHPLFSEFLMGKQHFECTPWGMPTFSIFGWQKPCYLLQDGYADTFAELMEATKWEEYGAKSGNPRCANCMVHSGHEASAVDYNFSSLKGFLTTAKKYMFPSLYPDADAQKMLNEWKPEHPQPLVQIAPQAHETMETVSGD from the coding sequence ATGGCCGTACCCATTTCACAGGCATGGACTGTTGCTTCATATGTGCTGAAGCAGAAGATCAAGGGACGCAAGCGCTATCCGCTGGTGCTCATGCTGGAGCCGCTGTTTCGCTGCAACCTGGCGTGCGCCGGCTGCGGCAAAATTCAGTACCCCGCGCACATTCTGAAGCAGGAGCTGACGCCGGAGGAGTGCTTCCGCGCGGTAGAAGAGTGCGGCGCGCCGATGGTGTCGATTCCGGGCGGCGAGCCTTTGTTGCATCCGCAGATGCCCGAGATTGTGGCCGGGCTGGTGGCGCGCAAGAAGTACGTTTATATGTGCACGAACGCGCTGCTTCTTAAAGAGAAACTTCATCTCTTCAAGCCGAGCAAATATCTCTCCTTCTCAGTGCATGTGGACGGCCAGCGCGAGCATCACGACTTCTCAGTGTGCCGCGAGGGCGGCTATGACATTGCGATGGAAGGCGTGCGCGCGGCGGTGGCTGCGGGCTTCCGCGTGACGACGAACACTACGCTGTTCGACGGCGCGGACCCGAACTCAGTGCGCGCGCACTTTGACGAGCTGATGGCGGCAGGAGTCGAGAGCATGATGGTCTCGCCGGGCTACACGTATGACAAGGCTCCTGACCAGAATCACTTTCTGGGCAAGGCGCGCTCGCGCAAGCTCTTCCGCATGATTCTGTCGAACCGCAACAAGAGCTGGCAGTTCAACACGCATCCGCTCTTCTCAGAGTTCCTGATGGGCAAGCAGCACTTTGAGTGCACGCCCTGGGGCATGCCGACCTTCTCGATCTTTGGCTGGCAGAAGCCCTGCTACCTGCTGCAGGACGGCTATGCCGATACCTTCGCCGAGCTGATGGAAGCCACGAAGTGGGAGGAGTACGGCGCGAAGAGCGGGAATCCGCGCTGCGCCAACTGCATGGTGCACTCCGGCCACGAGGCATCGGCGGTGGACTACAACTTCAGCTCGCTGAAGGGCTTTCTGACGACGGCGAAGAAGTATATGTTCCCGTCGCTTTACCCGGATGCGGACGCGCAGAAGATGCTGAACGAATGGAAGCCGGAGCATCCGCAGCCGCTGGTGCAGATTGCGCCGCAGGCTCACGAAACGATGGAAACCGTCTCAGGAGACTAG
- a CDS encoding HU family DNA-binding protein — protein sequence MIKQDIIHHVIERTGLPRTKAEHAVDTVFESLKHALAEGQRIELRGFGVFNVRPRKTGIGRNPRTGTEVSITPGKAVRFKPGKDLHILD from the coding sequence ATGATCAAGCAGGATATTATTCACCACGTCATTGAACGCACCGGGCTGCCCCGGACCAAGGCCGAACATGCCGTGGACACCGTCTTTGAGAGCCTCAAGCACGCCCTGGCCGAGGGTCAGCGCATTGAGTTGCGCGGCTTTGGCGTCTTCAACGTGCGCCCCCGCAAAACCGGCATCGGACGCAATCCCCGCACCGGAACCGAAGTCTCCATCACGCCCGGCAAGGCCGTCCGCTTCAAGCCAGGCAAGGATCTGCACATTCTCGACTAG
- the dcd gene encoding dCTP deaminase, whose amino-acid sequence MSIKSDRWIREQALKGMIEPFSEKQVREGVISYGLSSYGYDLRVSNEFKIFTNVNSAIIDPKNFDERSFVTVEADSVIVPPNSFALARSIEYFRIPRDVLTICVGKSTYARCGIIVNVTPFEPEWEGYVTLEISNTTPLPAKVYANEGLCQILFFQGDEPCEISYADKKGKYQNQQGIVLPKL is encoded by the coding sequence ATGTCCATCAAAAGCGATCGTTGGATTCGGGAACAGGCCCTCAAGGGCATGATTGAGCCCTTCAGTGAGAAGCAGGTGCGCGAGGGCGTGATTTCGTATGGCTTGTCATCGTATGGGTATGACCTGCGGGTCTCCAACGAGTTCAAGATCTTCACCAACGTCAACAGCGCGATTATTGATCCGAAGAACTTTGATGAGCGCTCGTTTGTCACGGTCGAGGCCGACTCGGTGATTGTGCCGCCGAACAGCTTTGCGCTGGCGCGCTCGATTGAGTACTTCCGCATTCCCCGCGATGTGCTAACCATCTGCGTGGGCAAATCGACCTATGCCCGCTGCGGCATCATTGTGAACGTAACGCCCTTTGAGCCGGAATGGGAGGGCTACGTGACGCTTGAGATCTCAAACACGACGCCGCTGCCCGCCAAGGTGTACGCCAACGAAGGGCTGTGCCAGATTCTGTTTTTTCAGGGCGACGAGCCGTGCGAGATCAGCTACGCTGACAAGAAGGGCAAGTACCAGAACCAGCAGGGGATTGTGCTGCCCAAGCTGTAA
- a CDS encoding LuxR C-terminal-related transcriptional regulator → MLEFEPLRVAGLLSIFEAAPQYEVLATDMKDILANKSIDLVLFGLQPPESFERLARLRAERPSLRLIVVGSLRDDETIINAIAVGAKGYVENQATPEQLLQAIEVVLSGSIWAPRRVLSKFVDRMLHFSAKPVRRHTSQFTEREQQVLRLLVAARSNREIAETLGIEARTVKAYVKTLMAKVGVDNRVALSLHAASAALVEEEDEA, encoded by the coding sequence TTGCTGGAGTTTGAGCCCCTCCGGGTCGCGGGGCTGCTCTCGATTTTTGAGGCAGCGCCGCAGTATGAGGTGCTGGCGACGGACATGAAGGACATCCTCGCCAACAAGTCGATTGACCTGGTGCTGTTTGGGCTGCAACCGCCGGAGTCGTTTGAGCGGCTTGCGCGGCTGCGCGCCGAGCGGCCCTCGCTGCGGTTGATTGTGGTGGGCTCGCTGCGCGACGATGAAACCATCATCAACGCCATCGCCGTGGGAGCCAAAGGCTACGTGGAGAACCAGGCCACGCCGGAGCAACTGCTGCAGGCCATCGAGGTGGTGCTGAGCGGGTCCATCTGGGCGCCGCGGCGTGTGTTGTCAAAGTTTGTGGACCGCATGCTGCACTTCTCCGCCAAGCCGGTGCGCCGGCATACCAGCCAGTTCACTGAGCGGGAGCAGCAGGTGCTGCGCCTGCTGGTGGCGGCTCGCTCAAACCGCGAAATCGCCGAGACGCTGGGCATTGAAGCGCGCACGGTCAAGGCCTATGTAAAGACGCTGATGGCCAAGGTGGGCGTGGACAACCGCGTGGCGCTCTCACTGCACGCGGCCAGCGCGGCGCTGGTGGAAGAAGAGGATGAGGCGTAG
- the metH gene encoding methionine synthase, translated as MSDFLEALKQRVLVYDGAMGTNIQKHALTLDDYWGKEGCNELLVLSRPDIIRDIHASFFAVGCDVVETDSFGSSRIVLAEYDLQDQTRELNIAAAKLAREVADSFSTPDRPRFVAGSIGPTTKLPSLGHISYDDMALTYREQIEALIEGGVDVLLIETAQDLLQAKIALAACHDAMRATGRHLPIQMQVTIEATGTMLLGTEIGAALATLECFDPDIIGLNCATGPAEMNDAVRFLCQNATRPVSVLPNAGLPQNVGGHAVYALTPEELAKYHRSFVTEYGVQVVGGCCGTTPEHLKAVVEAVKDAKPAPRHVQPQSVAASAFSALPLEVDGQPVIVAEEMNTTTRVEHFRNMVRAGDYDGILALAKKLVAEGSQMLDLCCAIVGEDEKAYMCSVLEKIATRVTAPILVDSTEADVIEEGLKRIPGKPVINSINLEDGEKRTSQVLPMAKRYGAAVIALTIDEDGMALTAEKKVAVARRIHDLAVNKYGLRPQDLIFDPLTLPISTGQEDYRTAGIETLEAVRRIKQEIPYVKTILGVSNISFGLNAYARRVLNSVFLKEAVDRGLDSAIVNYSKIYPLYKIPEREVELARRLVFYDTVEGDPLQAYMAHFAGTKGKVQDDSEELASLPVDETLKQLIIRGERSVGSGSNKRSLEEVLESALTDWKPLDLINDVLLDGMKTVGELFGARKMQLPSVLDSAAVMKAAVAYLEPKMERVEGSQRGTIVLATVKGDVHDIGKNLVDIILSNNGFKVVNLGIKQPADTIIQAAREHKADAIGLSGLLVKSTLEMKYVVQDMQRLAMEIPVICGGAALTRKYVEEDLRQEYSQGVFYAEDAFAGLHVMTDITSEEALREARMSEGRTVKVFPKKPVVEVSAVDAAAPVVRSSWVTENPEVPVPPFFGVRVKKDYDLDTVFEYINEIALFKNQWQLKTASATDYARLVEEKYRPVLEELKTEVKREGWFHPQMVYGFFPAQSEGNDLIVYDAEDPAKERLRITFPRQAEGRKLSIADFFRPKSEGVYDVVGFSVVTIGHEASEVTKRLFDAGDFTRYLYLHGLSVETAEALAELAHREIRQDLGIAGEDAPRINDLFHQKYRGSRYSFGYPACPNLEDQTKIFELLEPEKNIGVRLTEGFHLEPEQSTNALIVHHPQAKYFVV; from the coding sequence ATGTCCGATTTTCTTGAGGCCCTGAAGCAGCGAGTGCTGGTCTACGACGGCGCGATGGGCACGAACATCCAGAAGCACGCGCTCACCCTTGACGATTACTGGGGCAAAGAGGGCTGCAACGAGCTGCTGGTGCTGAGCCGTCCTGACATTATCCGCGACATTCACGCGAGCTTTTTTGCCGTGGGCTGCGACGTGGTGGAGACAGACAGCTTCGGCTCCTCGCGCATTGTGCTGGCCGAGTATGATCTGCAAGACCAGACCCGCGAGCTGAACATCGCCGCCGCGAAGCTGGCGCGCGAAGTCGCCGACAGCTTCTCCACGCCGGATAGGCCGCGCTTTGTGGCCGGCTCCATCGGGCCGACGACCAAGCTGCCTTCGCTGGGGCATATCAGCTACGACGACATGGCGCTGACCTATCGCGAGCAGATTGAGGCGCTGATTGAGGGCGGCGTGGACGTGCTGCTGATTGAGACCGCGCAGGATTTGCTGCAGGCCAAGATCGCCCTGGCCGCCTGCCATGACGCCATGCGCGCGACGGGCAGGCATCTGCCCATCCAGATGCAGGTGACCATTGAGGCGACCGGCACGATGCTGCTCGGCACCGAGATTGGCGCGGCGCTGGCGACGCTGGAATGCTTTGATCCGGACATCATCGGTCTCAACTGCGCGACCGGCCCGGCGGAGATGAACGACGCCGTGCGCTTCCTGTGCCAGAATGCGACGCGGCCCGTCAGCGTGCTGCCCAATGCGGGTCTGCCGCAGAATGTGGGCGGCCATGCGGTGTATGCGCTCACTCCTGAGGAACTGGCGAAGTATCACCGCAGCTTCGTGACCGAATATGGCGTGCAGGTGGTGGGCGGCTGCTGCGGCACCACCCCTGAACATTTGAAGGCGGTGGTCGAAGCGGTCAAGGACGCAAAGCCCGCGCCGCGCCACGTGCAGCCGCAGTCCGTGGCGGCGAGCGCGTTTTCAGCGCTGCCGCTTGAAGTGGATGGCCAGCCGGTCATCGTGGCCGAGGAGATGAATACCACCACGCGCGTCGAGCACTTCCGCAACATGGTGCGCGCCGGGGACTACGACGGCATTCTGGCGCTGGCCAAGAAGCTGGTGGCCGAGGGCTCGCAGATGCTCGATCTCTGCTGCGCCATTGTGGGCGAGGACGAGAAGGCCTACATGTGCTCCGTGCTCGAGAAGATCGCCACGCGCGTGACGGCGCCCATTCTGGTGGACTCGACCGAAGCCGATGTGATCGAAGAGGGGTTGAAGCGCATTCCGGGCAAGCCGGTCATCAACTCCATCAATCTTGAGGATGGTGAAAAGCGCACCAGCCAGGTGCTGCCGATGGCCAAACGCTACGGCGCGGCGGTGATTGCGCTGACCATTGACGAAGACGGCATGGCGCTGACGGCGGAGAAGAAGGTAGCCGTTGCGCGCCGCATTCACGACCTGGCGGTGAACAAGTATGGATTGCGCCCGCAGGATCTCATCTTCGATCCTCTGACGCTGCCCATCTCCACCGGGCAGGAGGACTATCGCACGGCAGGCATCGAGACGCTCGAAGCCGTGCGGCGCATCAAGCAGGAGATTCCTTACGTCAAGACGATTCTGGGCGTGAGCAACATCAGCTTTGGGCTTAACGCCTATGCGCGGCGCGTGCTGAACAGCGTGTTTTTGAAGGAAGCGGTGGATCGCGGGCTCGACTCGGCCATCGTGAACTACTCCAAGATTTATCCGCTCTACAAGATTCCCGAGCGCGAGGTGGAGCTGGCGCGGCGTCTGGTGTTCTACGACACGGTCGAAGGCGATCCGCTGCAGGCCTACATGGCCCACTTTGCCGGCACCAAGGGCAAGGTGCAGGATGACTCAGAAGAGCTGGCCTCGCTGCCGGTGGACGAAACGCTGAAGCAGTTGATCATTCGCGGGGAGCGCAGCGTGGGCTCCGGCAGCAACAAGCGCTCGCTCGAAGAGGTGCTGGAGTCAGCGCTCACGGATTGGAAGCCGCTCGACCTGATCAACGACGTGCTGCTCGACGGCATGAAGACCGTGGGTGAACTGTTTGGCGCGCGCAAGATGCAGTTGCCCTCGGTGCTGGACTCGGCCGCCGTGATGAAGGCCGCCGTCGCCTACCTTGAGCCGAAGATGGAGCGCGTCGAAGGATCGCAGCGCGGCACCATCGTGCTGGCCACGGTGAAGGGCGACGTGCACGACATCGGCAAGAACCTGGTGGACATCATTCTCTCGAACAATGGCTTCAAGGTGGTGAATCTCGGCATCAAGCAGCCGGCGGACACCATCATCCAGGCCGCGCGCGAGCATAAGGCCGATGCGATCGGGCTGAGCGGCCTGCTGGTGAAATCCACGCTCGAAATGAAGTATGTCGTGCAGGACATGCAGCGGCTGGCCATGGAGATTCCCGTCATCTGCGGCGGCGCGGCGCTCACACGCAAGTATGTGGAAGAGGATTTGCGGCAGGAGTATTCGCAGGGCGTCTTTTATGCCGAGGATGCTTTCGCGGGCCTGCACGTGATGACGGACATCACCTCAGAAGAGGCTCTGCGCGAGGCGCGCATGAGCGAAGGCCGCACGGTGAAAGTCTTCCCGAAGAAGCCGGTGGTCGAGGTCTCTGCCGTGGATGCGGCCGCGCCGGTGGTGCGTTCGTCGTGGGTGACGGAGAATCCTGAGGTTCCGGTGCCGCCGTTCTTTGGCGTGCGCGTCAAAAAGGACTATGACCTCGACACGGTCTTCGAGTACATCAACGAGATCGCGCTCTTCAAGAATCAGTGGCAACTGAAGACCGCCTCGGCCACCGACTACGCGCGGCTGGTGGAGGAGAAGTATCGCCCCGTGCTCGAAGAGCTGAAGACCGAGGTGAAGCGCGAGGGATGGTTCCATCCGCAGATGGTGTATGGGTTTTTCCCGGCGCAGAGCGAAGGCAACGACCTGATTGTGTATGACGCCGAAGACCCCGCAAAGGAGCGGCTGCGCATCACCTTCCCGCGCCAGGCGGAGGGCCGCAAGCTCTCGATTGCCGACTTCTTCCGGCCGAAGAGCGAGGGCGTCTATGACGTGGTGGGCTTCTCCGTGGTGACGATTGGCCACGAGGCCAGCGAAGTCACGAAGCGGCTCTTTGACGCCGGTGACTTCACGCGCTACCTCTACCTGCACGGGCTGAGTGTGGAAACGGCCGAGGCGCTGGCCGAGCTGGCGCACAGGGAGATTCGCCAGGATCTCGGCATCGCGGGCGAAGACGCGCCGCGCATCAACGATCTCTTCCACCAGAAATATCGCGGGTCGCGCTATTCCTTTGGCTATCCGGCGTGCCCGAATCTTGAGGATCAGACGAAGATCTTCGAACTGCTCGAGCCGGAGAAGAATATTGGAGTGCGCCTGACCGAAGGCTTCCATCTGGAGCCGGAGCAGAGCACCAACGCGCTGATCGTGCATCATCCGCAGGCGAAGTATTTTGTGGTGTAA
- a CDS encoding glucosaminidase domain-containing protein yields the protein MGFALFLFQEDEQGMSVQSEFLAKACAAARAAGHVFPEMAACEAALESGWGHSRLTEEANNLFGQKQDAGRNEGVGTLAMPTREFLRGEWVTVEAEWVKFADWQASFAGRMQILRALSAEYASYAAALRAKTPEQFVQLVSERWSTDPRRAAKVVEIYDAHRAALTVV from the coding sequence ATGGGCTTCGCCCTTTTTCTGTTTCAGGAGGATGAGCAAGGCATGAGTGTGCAGAGCGAGTTTTTAGCGAAGGCCTGCGCGGCGGCGCGGGCGGCGGGGCACGTGTTTCCTGAGATGGCGGCCTGCGAGGCGGCGCTGGAGTCCGGCTGGGGACATTCGCGGCTCACCGAAGAGGCGAATAACCTCTTTGGCCAGAAGCAGGATGCCGGGCGCAACGAGGGCGTGGGCACGCTGGCGATGCCGACCCGCGAGTTTCTGCGCGGGGAGTGGGTGACGGTCGAGGCCGAGTGGGTGAAGTTTGCCGATTGGCAGGCCAGCTTTGCCGGCCGCATGCAGATTTTGCGCGCGCTGAGCGCCGAGTATGCGAGCTATGCCGCGGCGCTGCGGGCGAAGACGCCCGAGCAGTTTGTGCAACTGGTGTCGGAGCGATGGTCGACCGATCCGCGCCGCGCGGCCAAGGTGGTGGAGATTTATGACGCGCACCGCGCCGCGCTGACTGTCGTCTAG
- the cobA gene encoding uroporphyrinogen-III C-methyltransferase has translation MQNAEAGKVYLTGAGPGDPGLLTVRAHCLLATADVVLHDGLVDAAILQLAGAQTRVVSVAKRAGDKSITQPEIDALMIQEARAGRSVLRLKVGDPLLFGRAADEIHALRQAGIPFEIVPGITAALAAAAALESPLTARDASSGVLLLAGHRAGRTEGEHRYFRLPENLASATLALYMPGSDYAGLAHDLAASGLPPETPCAVISQCSLPGQQMVRLTLAELTSHPALPAPALVMVGRVFAETEPLGL, from the coding sequence ATGCAAAATGCTGAGGCAGGCAAAGTTTATCTCACCGGAGCAGGCCCCGGCGATCCCGGTTTGCTGACCGTGCGCGCCCACTGCCTGCTGGCCACCGCAGACGTAGTGCTGCATGACGGCCTGGTGGATGCGGCCATTCTGCAGCTCGCCGGAGCTCAGACCCGTGTGGTCAGCGTCGCCAAGCGCGCCGGAGACAAGAGCATCACCCAGCCGGAGATTGACGCCCTCATGATTCAGGAGGCGCGCGCCGGCCGCTCCGTGCTGCGCCTCAAGGTGGGCGACCCGCTGCTGTTTGGCCGTGCCGCCGATGAAATCCACGCGCTGCGGCAGGCCGGGATTCCCTTTGAAATTGTGCCGGGCATCACGGCGGCGCTGGCTGCTGCCGCTGCGCTCGAAAGCCCGCTCACCGCGCGCGATGCCTCCTCAGGAGTGCTGCTGCTGGCCGGGCACCGCGCCGGGCGCACCGAGGGCGAGCACCGCTACTTTCGCCTGCCGGAAAATCTCGCCTCGGCCACGCTCGCGCTCTACATGCCCGGCTCAGACTACGCGGGGCTGGCCCATGACCTCGCCGCCAGCGGCCTGCCGCCGGAGACGCCCTGCGCCGTGATCTCACAGTGCAGCCTGCCGGGGCAGCAGATGGTGCGCCTCACGCTGGCGGAACTAACCTCGCACCCGGCGCTGCCCGCCCCCGCGCTGGTGATGGTGGGCAGGGTCTTCGCGGAAACAGAGCCCCTCGGGCTCTAG